In Anaerolineales bacterium, a genomic segment contains:
- a CDS encoding carbohydrate kinase family protein: MSEQKPVYVGFGMLTPVAIMVVEQLPAHNCGALVKEVSEFVFDDAAIVACLLRQWDLPTAMIGTTVGDDPRGHLLAKQLHDWGVSGEVRFSTEISTPWEVDVSDETGARTYFWQRPEKVLDTLDSADLSLIEGARMLYVDWYDGEHIVRAMDEARRVNVPVFLNFEYGHFDLDLLKRYAGRATICQAVTDEAQHGNVPAMEIAHKLLAAGVQTVLITMAEEGCLGVQGEQAARIYAPKMHVVDGCGAGATFSAGYIFGYLRGWSLLESLRFATAAASLKVTRPGLKMFPVAQIQELAAQLRAEQTVPTDDAPKRSDD, from the coding sequence ATGAGTGAGCAAAAGCCCGTTTACGTCGGTTTTGGTATGCTTACCCCGGTGGCTATCATGGTGGTGGAGCAGCTGCCAGCACACAATTGCGGGGCGCTGGTCAAAGAGGTCAGCGAGTTCGTCTTTGATGATGCTGCCATTGTGGCCTGCCTGCTGCGCCAGTGGGATCTGCCGACCGCCATGATTGGGACCACCGTCGGCGACGACCCGCGTGGTCACCTGCTGGCGAAGCAACTCCATGACTGGGGCGTAAGCGGGGAAGTGCGTTTCTCCACCGAGATCAGCACCCCATGGGAAGTGGATGTCTCGGATGAGACTGGGGCACGAACCTACTTCTGGCAGCGGCCTGAAAAAGTACTGGATACACTGGATAGCGCAGACCTGTCGTTGATCGAAGGGGCGCGCATGCTGTATGTGGACTGGTACGATGGAGAGCACATCGTGCGCGCTATGGATGAAGCCAGACGGGTAAACGTGCCGGTGTTTTTAAATTTTGAGTACGGCCATTTTGACCTTGATCTTCTGAAGCGCTACGCGGGGCGAGCTACGATCTGCCAGGCGGTGACCGATGAAGCCCAACACGGCAACGTGCCTGCCATGGAAATTGCCCACAAGCTGCTGGCAGCCGGCGTGCAGACGGTGCTGATCACCATGGCCGAGGAAGGCTGCCTGGGCGTTCAGGGGGAGCAGGCGGCACGCATTTATGCCCCCAAGATGCATGTGGTGGATGGCTGCGGGGCCGGAGCGACTTTCTCTGCTGGGTATATTTTTGGTTATTTACGGGGGTGGAGCCTGTTGGAGTCTTTGCGCTTTGCCACCGCAGCTGCCTCCCTGAAAGTCACTCGCCCTGGGCTGAAGATGTTCCCCGTAGCACAAATTCAAGAATTGGCTGCCCAGCTGCGCGCCGAGCAGACGGTACCCACTGACGATGCACCCAAAAGGAGCGACGATTGA